TTTGTGTTCAAGTTTATTCACAATACTGATAAAAATGTTGTCATCAtccttttggcttttttttttttttaagtatggcTACAATCTGAACTGAAGTATGTAAGGGAAGGTGGTGACTCAGTCCCATGAAgcgcatataattttttttatttttacttttttttagaaaaaagtttttaatttttgttgttgttgttgctgttgttgatttgttgttttgtttaaaaagaaaagggttCACAAACTTGGCAGAACTTTTCTCTGCTGGCTTCACGGCCTGTTCTGTTCTCTTAGGCTCCACATGAGGGCACAGGGGTGTGGGAGCGGgtggggaggtcgaggcgggtgcaGAGTCGGAGAGGCTGCCCCACTGACAGTCGAGAGGGCAGTCCCGGAGACTCGGGGGGACCCAagggcagcggcggcggcggcggcggcagcagcagcagcagtagcagcagcaggaaGGGTTGCTGATCCCGGAGCTGTCACCCGCCGGAGGGTGGGCGCGCGGGGGCTGGTGAGGCATGGGAGGGGCAGGGCGGGAGGAGAGCCTCACTTTCTGTGCTTCTCCTCTTTGTCACTGCTTTTGGCGTTGTTGTCCGTGTGACTGTTGGGGTTGTTGCTGAGGTACATTTTGTCCATGGCCTTGAGGGCCTCGGTGAGATAGTTCTGCAGGGCCGTGACCGCGGCACACACCGCGGGGCTGCCGAAGCCGTGGGAGATGAGGTTGAAGTGGGTCAAGCAGCTCTGGATGCCGGGCTCCAGGATGGGGTTGGGCCGTGAGTTCCCCAGGGGAGATCGGTCCTGAGCCAGCAGGTCGGTGAACTCTTTGCATATCTGTCTGCAGCACAagtggagcagagagagagacataagGCTCCACTTTGGGCAGCACTAGCAGCAAAGAGAAAACCTCCCTCCCTGCAGCTACCTCTGCCGGGATCCAGCCGGTACCTGACATGACCCAAGACCCCAGAGACAGACAGTGTGGCCACATGTTGGGAGATCCAGCCACCTTTCAGTGACCACTAAACCATCTCTCTTTACTTAAATGCAAGCCCTTCCTACCTTCACAaatgactctctctctctttcctctcagaTATGGTAAACTTTTATTCCCACCTTTCTCCCTCACACAAAACATCCTAGACATAGGAAACCATTTCACACattggaagagaaagaaaggagtcaCGCAGACCGGAAGTCAGAAACAGTAGCATCTTGCCAACATTATGCTGCAGCCATCAGCCTTCCTATTCAAAATGTCATAAAGACCCTCTTCCCTGCTCCTCTAGAGAGACCTCAGCAGCAGTTTTAGAATGAAGTCCACACTCGTTCACCCTCAAATCAAATTCAGGTGAATGTGGACAGAGAGACAAAACTTTACTTGGGattattttgcctttaaaaaacaacaataacaaaaaaacaaaacgggCCCACACAAGCCCTGTTACTTGGAGATAATTCAAAGTAGTGTTTGGGAAGAAGAAACAGACATTTCAATTTCCCATTCCTCCTCTTTCCCCACatagctcaaaataaaaatactgcagGGAAATTGTGAAGATGGGTGTGCTTACGAAGCCTGGGGAAAGAGAAAGTTGAAATTTCGCAGAGGTAGATGAGGCCTGCGCTCAGGAAGCTCTGTCTCTGAATCGGGGAAGCAAGGGCTAGCTGGGGCCTTCCAGGGGCAGCAGCAGCCTGGcctggggggctggggagggggatgAATGAGGAGCCTGGGCTGGCTCCCTTCTCCAAGGCCAGCTGATGTCCCCAGGCCAGAAACAGCGTCCCACCCAAGGCCTCAGCTTCTGCCCTCTGCTTCCATGCCCTCCTGTGACATCAACTTTGATAATTAAGGGCTTCCAAACAAGCCTTTTAATTTCCAGAAAACATATCAAAACAGTCATTTTCTTTTCACACATCACCTGGAGAAGCCTATTCAGCCCAGGCACCGATGGGAATATAACTTGGGCCATTTTGAAATCTATTTGACTTCTCGCCTGTGGGCTAAAACTTATGTGGGGtgtgggtctctctctctctctctctctgtctgtgtgtgtgtgtgtgtcactttCGAGAAGGGGTTGTGAAAGGAAGGTAAGAAATGGAATAACGGATTAGGGTTGAAACTAGGACAGCTTCTGGCTTGCACATTTTGCAGGCCACTGTTTAATCTTTGCCCTTGGAGAACATATTGATAGGATACAAAAACTGATATAGGTAAGCCTGTTACCCCTTTGAGGATTTGATTCTGGTCTTTCTGAAACAACATAGTCACAAATCCACCCTTAACTTCAGTCAAACCCCTCCTACAACCCACTCCCATAcacactcattaaaaaaaaaaaaatgagaaaatgggacAGATGAGAGGAAAAAGATGGGAGCGCCCAAGAATCCCACCTGTATTTCTTCCTTAACATAGACTATATATAAGATGGTGTTATAACTGCAACAAAGCTGATtaacacaaaaggaaaacaagggagaaggaagagcaaaaacgatttttgtttctcttgacaACGAGACACAGAGACCCCATAGAGGTAAATGCCTTACTTTGTAGCCAGGAGCATGTTTTTTCTTGTCACTTGCTCATTGGGATCGGAATGTTGTCGGTTGAGAAATTCAGCTACTGCTTTGGCAGGAAATTCGGTTTCGCACACGTACCCAAAGTCCCTGGCTAGGTGGACAGCTTCTCCTGgcaagaggggagaggagggagccaGTGCGAGAGAATGAAGAGTGGGGATCCTAACTTCCTCCCCACTCCCAACTCCCTAATTCCCTTCACCCCAGATGTTGCAGGAAACACAAACTACTTGTTTTCTCATTTCaggcattttatttccttctctgtagGATCTGGTGGATGCATTTATCAGGAAAAATGACCACTTCTCCTAGAGGGCCAAGAAGACTTGAGAATGAAAATCTCATCCACCAACCTCCAGTCCCATCCCCCACCCTACATGACACTTCTccaaattctcttttaaaatgcttCTTGTATTCCAACTTCACACCTATCAACACATTCATAAATGATATTCATAATTACTCTTTGAGCTTTTCTGCAAGGGAACAACTGAGGGGTTACATTTTAACTTGATCACATAAATTATCTGTTCATCCAAACCGATTAACCAAGAGGATTTGAGGGTCACTCCACTGAGTCTGTCTGTGTTGTTGATTTTCGAATCTTTGGTTTTAATTTCCTGAACCAGTTGGTTTTTACTGCAGGGCTTCCTGCCATTAGCTCCAGCTCCGGAAGAACGCATGCGCCAATTAGAGCATCAAAGCCCTCTCCGCAGAGCTTGTTTCCATAAAATGGAGCGGATCACAAACAATAACAGTTCTCCAGAAACTGCCTCCCTGCTACAGAACTCAACCCCCAAACCCAGACGAACTCCACGCTATACCTTAAGCCACCACTACCATTTTCTTGGCTTATAATTCTTTTGGAGTATGAATAGTGGGTTCTCTATGGACTGTTATGATTTTTAATGTAATGGTACTGTAGTTGAGTTTCTGGCACTGAACAATTGCTGATTTTCTAAAGTTATATTACTATCAATCTCTGACATCATCAACAAAGAGAATTCATAGGATTCCTCCTCAAATATatggttttaaacatttttaaaaataatttacaaagccAGAACTTAAATTCAATTGTAATATATCTCCTCAAATACAAGatgtgaatgaaataaaatgacttctttaaatatatatacatgctaGTTTTAAAATCTGTCTGGTAattaaagtaacttttttttccctgttaGCATGAGATATTTACAATAGgacacaaagaaaaacacaggagAGCTATAGATTCATTCCAGTACACCAAAACCTAGGCCAATCTTGTATCAGAAAAACTTAATCTAGAGGCAGCAGGAATATGAGTGGCTTCCGGTGGCAGTTATCTAGAGCAGGGAGTGAGGATAAGGgttggctttttgttttgaggCATTTGGAAGGGTGTATGTATGTTTAAAGCTACCAGGAGAAACTTTTTGCAATGCTTATATTTATCTTTCCATATCCACACCATCCAGAATCAAAAATTGctcacttttcttcttctccaaGAGAAAAGCACAATTAAAGAGATAAGGGAGCATATGTTTGGAAAACAAAGACCTGAAAGGGCACATAACCCTGAGCTTTCAGGATGGTCTTAAATCAGGACGCAGGTCAAAGATTCCCAAATTAATTCAGGAAGTAATGGTCACGCATTTCTCAAACGCAGATGTCAGAATAACTTAAGTTATTTACTGCTGAGCCCTTTAAAGGAGACAGAAACTTGGAGAATGTGCAGTTCTTAAACTTGTGCGTTGTTTAGCTCAGAATTAGGCTGGGGAGGTGTAACTTTATGgtagaggaaaagaaggaagaaggatggAGGTATAGGAGTACATGCAAATGTTTCTTTTTGCCATGAAATAATTCCATTCACATCTGGCTATATTCTCTGCAAAGATGAAACTGCCCAACTGACATAAAATACAACCAAACATCTGGCCACTAAATATTATCCATTTTCCAAGCAGGAAGTTCCTTCTAGTTAGCAAGTGGATTCGCTTACCCTCTACTAGTGATGTGAGCAGGGTAACGTTGGCAGCTTTACGTCTCCCTGCAGGCAGATTTAATcctattttgtccagtttttctCTTAAAGATCTTCCTCCATTTTTAGACTTCGCCCTGTTTCACAAATACATGCGAGAAAGGGATTTAGAAAACATTGGGTTGCTCTGCGCCAcattaaaatcattttgaaagcTTCCTAAAATGTGCTTTCAAAAACTGTGAAGCTTGGCCCCAAGACATTTAAAGGAGGGAAACCTAGGAATAGTACAGAAGTTCGTAGGAGATAAACGCCTGTTAAACTGTAAAGCACCCCCTATGTTCAGTTATTATTGCAACTCTTGTGGCAGGTTGGAAGGTTTTGATTTCCCAACTCTCTAAAGAAGAACCACAAACAAACACAGCCCCATCTCTAGGGTTTGAGGTATTGAGTTCAACTGATTCCTGTATATTTTCCCTGCTGTTACAATCACACCAATCCCAATGGGgtctttaaaactgtctttgcAAGATATGCTGTTAGGTTGTTCCGAGTAACCAAAGTTATCATCACTCTCACGTTTCTTGCTCTGGCTCTAGCCCCAAAGGGAAATTCGTTTCGCCAACTGTTTACGTGCCATGTCACCAGCCTAACTGGAAATGTCAAAAGCTGATATCAGCCCTTAAAAGTTTCACTGATTTCAGAGACAATGGAGGCAGTTCTAAACAGATGTCTAAATAGAATCCCATAATCAGAAAGTGGTTAAGataaattgtttaaataaaacagcaaattaattaatttcagattttattcCCTACTCAAGTGCTCTTTAATTGTGTGGATTAGATTATACTCCCCTAGGTAAACAGTCTCCAATattggggatgggggaagggaaggaaaaagcagAGGGCAAGGAAAAGATCTGTGTCAGTGAAAGATTACAAAGGGAAAGCAAAATGACTGTgcaggaggaagaaaagactaGAATGGCTGATGTTAAACCCTTCCAAAAAATGATCTTTATAGGCTTTGTGTGGGATATAGCCACTAGAAAGGAACTGTGGGTCTATCAACACATAGGTAAATGAATAACAGTCAAAACAATGAAGTTCTCAGTATtattaaagaagagaagaaacataTTATCCGGGTAAGTTCCACACAAGCCCCACAACTCACAACGTGCAGTGGAATCCTAGGGGTAGGAAGCCCACAGCAGGGAGAAAACTGCCCTAAGGGAAGGTGCTTTACCTTGCTGACCCTTATAAAATCTTATCTACTAAACGAATCACTCAGACCTCGCAGGGGTGAGGTAAGAATCCCTGGCTATGTATGTAACAGATGCATTCCTTGGTAGTGACTACACACAATGCACGTAAACATGCTCGCACGCAGCCTGGCACACATCAGGGCCTCAGTAAATTGGGAATCATCATCATATGCAAACGCCTATAGTATGGGGGTCTGGAGGTGACAGCGACCGGAAGGCATGGCGTGCGGACTCAAGAGGACAACCATTCTCTTCCTTTAGTTAAAAGCCATTCTATTAAAACCCTATACAAGGCACGACCGGTTACCCTCGGAGACCCTACTCAGAGAGGTAAGGCAAAGCGAGGAGCCTGAGAGGAACTTTTCCTGGGCTTGCAAGGTGTGCGCGAAGAGGGAAAAGGTGGCTGTACGGCGCCCCGCGGCTGCAGTGGCCGGGATTGAGCCCGCGGCGGAGCGAGCTGCGCTTGCGCAAGGAGGAGGGCGGAGCGGAGGACTCCGCGAGCGCGCGGCAGCGAACGAGGCGCGCACCAGAACTCGCTCGCGGGAAGGCAGCGGAGAGCGCAGGCGCGCGCCGCATCGCCCGCTCCCCCGCCCCCAGATCCCGCCCACTTGGCTCTACGCTCTTCTCCCCGCCCCCTTTCCTTTCCCGCGTAGGGAGGGCCGCGGCGCGAGGCCGGTTTGCGTCGCCGCCACCGCCCCGGCGCAAGCGCAGTGGTTCCCCCGgccgcggggcggggcgggcggggCCGTGCCGGGCCTCACCTCCGGAGCACTCCGCCCAGCAGCGACGCGTTGAGACACTCGGGTGGTGAGAGCCGCCGCTGCACTTCCGCCACCGTGACCTTGTACTTCGAGGTGGAGCTGAGGAGCGAGAGGCGACCCGGAACTGAACAGAAGACTTCGTTGGGGTTCACCACGCCGCCGAAGAGGTTGTCCTTGTTAATAGGGATGGCGGAGACGGCATTGCTGTTGGACTTGGACAGGGACACGGGGCCTGCGGAGACAGAGGGGAGGCCGCGTGTTGGGCGTCGTGGATCACCCCCAAATCCTGCCCGACCCCGGCCCTCATCCCGGCCAGGGCCGGATCCCAGGCTTTGGGCCACAGTCCCCGCTTTTCCGTCCGGCTCTGAAATTCTGTGGCTCTGCTGCTTCCCTTCCTCGGGCTCGAGCCCTTCCCTACCTCACCCGGCGGCCGGGAGGCGGCCCTGCCCTCCCCCAGCCAGCCTGGCCTGCGTTTCTGCCTTGACCCTTTCCCCTTCGCCGTCAAGGGTGCTCTCTAGAGATGGGTGGTGAAATTGGTGACCCCTGAGGCGTTGAGCATCCGAGCGGAGTGGGCCCCAGATGAGGTCCAGGACCACGGGTTCAGGGTGCAGGGGAGGGAATTACATTTGCAAACCGAGAGCAAGTTACTTGTACTTCAGGGGTTTTGCTGGGTGGGGTTTTAGTGTCGGGGAAAAACTGCTTCAAAGACCCATTATTAAAATCAGCCGACAATTTAGATGGCTAAAGCACCCTGTAAACGAGCGTTTTAATTGAGGCACCACGCTGGGAAGTGGTGGATTTTGTTGTCCACACCACACGTCCCGTCTTTTTGATAAATAGGCCCTTTCCTATGTTCAATTTTGAAAACATCTCAGTTTTGGAGATCCATTCCAAGGCCAGTTTTGAACTGCggagtggggagggaagaacAGGCCTACAGTGGAATACTAGCAATGTGCCCTTTTGTTAAGTAAATACTTAACAGTCCTTCTCTGCTAAAGCGCCTTTATTGGGAAAGTGGGTATATATACTTCCTAGTTAAAACCATAAGCTCTTTATTGCTGGACTCACcattgttagaaaaaaaaatagaagacctGCAGAAAGTATACTAATGCATTACGTTTCTCAGCACCAGTGTAATTCAGATGCATTCACAAccattttaagtacagtatgcattgtattttaaaattccatttggagACATCATATGCACACAATCTCATCACAGTGTTCCTTATGCGTTCTTCAATGGGGATATGCTAGAGGTatagggaggtggggggctctaGGTTTTGGATAGATCACTTGTGACATTAATAGCTCTGGGGAGGCTAATAGAGACAATAGGAGTTAAACGAACTCTTGAGAGATTACTAATAAAAGAGCCAATTATCATGTCGACTTGGAAAGAGCATCTCTTAAGATTTATCCCTTGCACATCTAATTTGACGTGACAAAGACTTCACAGATGCAAAAATGAAACTTTAAACTAGCTAACAATATACTGATTGGGGTTAGAAATGAGAACAGTTTTATATAGCATCGTCCTCTGGTGGTGCCTAGAATCCTGAAATGTAACATTGCCAccataaccaaaaaaaaagctgctACCAAGAGTGAATAGCATTTAATTCAGTAAACTTTATTTCTACTCACTAAACACAATACAGATTACAAATCCATGCAAATCACTTGACACTTTTCTAACAATTTCTCCTCTGAACAAGTATGCTAATATTCCTCCCATCTTCAAGATACTAATTTTAACCAAAAGCTAAAATTTTGTTAACCTAATTCACAAAGTTCTGAGACCCTTAAACAGCTAACAAGAAACTAAATTGAAGAACATGAATGTTTTTTTCCTCTACTAAAGAGTGCTTTTTATCATCTGTTCTTACATTAATGTTAAATTATTTGTACTATTTTAGCATTATACACTTCTTAACCCTCATCCAGGCAATGGATTAAACTATCAAACTGTTTCAAAATTGAAATGCCACGTCCAAATCAGTTCAACTACTGTACATTTTGTGTGTTTGTCCAAATATCATTAAACTAAATTAAATGGTCAAATCATGAGTCAGAACAAAGCTAGCCTGTTGGCATTACCAACATACTGAAGGCTGATTATTTAAGCATTGCTGTTCTGTGCCTATCTATTTGCTAATTCTGAGCCTTTAGGAAAtcctatttggaaaaaataaacacatctcTGCAAGTTCTTTTAAATAGCACTCTGCCTGTAAGGACATGCTTGGAATGCAGAAGGAAATGGCTTACCTTTCTTAATTACAGTTTGATCTGGGATGTTAATACCCGGGTCTTCTACATGCTGCAACAAAAGGATACACATGGATGTAAGTGTATcatcaaaacaaaaggaaatgaatatTCCCTGCAAGATGGGAGGAGGGGAAGGTGTAGAATCAAAATTCCCCCTCCCATATAAtgacatttatatataaacatctcATCTTGGCTTATTGGAATTTGGGGCTTTGCAACTCAAGAGGTTTCACTGCACACCCATGGCCAATTTCTCCTCCTCCAGCAAATAATCCATGTTTAAAAGGGGTGGAGATGGggaataaaactttctttggaaattaAATCAAGTGTTGGAGCACCTAATCATTCTCAGTTCAACGTTTAGAAATGTACCTAGCTTTAGATTGGCGCCTCAGCGGCTTCTGACTTTAGCAATTCCAGTGTTCAGGCAGCGAAAGCCAGGGAAACACAATAGAAATGACAGGGGTGGGAGTAACAGGAGAGTGTTGGAAAAGAAAAGGTTTAGGTAGTATAATAAAgagcaaacacacacaccttTATGGAAAACTCCACATAAATTTTTAGAAAGACTACTGCCTAAGCCTGGGTATGATAGGAATATGAAAatgaccaaaaccaaaaaacctttGAGCTTGCTTTCCTGTTGTCCAACAGCAGGTTTGTTGTTAGTGtggggtgtttttctttttctttttctttccttttttttttttacagatggatgGGTATACGTGTGCGCACTAGAGTCAAAACGTGAttagaaagtaaaatgaaatcatgttttcTAATGCAGAAACTGACAGGCAATATAATGTCTGGCTGTGTTTACAAATTAGCACCAGGGCTGCTGAGATAGAAGATTTTGCAATCATTACCAAACACAGGCATTaccatttaaaaaactattactTCCTTCTCTAGTCTTTGTCCAACAATAATACTGATTCGAACATTTTCCATTCTGTCTTGGATTTATGCTCCTGTTAATTGTGCCTGATCGCAATGATTCCGGGTGGATGGTACTAAGTTGCTTTATTACAGGTTTTATTATACTCAATGCTCTCATTTGTAACTTGCCTAAAGTGCTTCTGGATTTAAGTATAATTAAATTGAGAAATGTTCAGAAATGACTACTGCTGCAGTTCTTGTGTTTTAACTATATGGGGAAATATGATCCCTTTATGCATGCACCCTAAACCCATAAAGTAAATGTAGTGTGGCATAATacttttatttgtgttatttctaGACCTTGTCCATACAGGGAAGACTGTTAAGTTTAAAACCCCACTGAGATATTaatgattaaataattttcaccatcgatttgattttcttaaatatttagcaGTTATACTTACTAAAGGTTAACTGTTGCAGCAAtgggaaaaaattgaaaacaacctTTTTCTTGACCCAAATTcctttgaaagaattttttttcttaaaagatgggggaggcagagggaaaAACAGCAACTGggtttccttgtttttgtttaatcTTTTAGTTAATTTCTCCTACTGACCAATTTTGCCACAAAGAGTGAGTATACAGGTGTTAAGAATTCACCTTGAAATTTTTGCAAAGTAGAGCAATTCTCATTCACAGTAGTTCCAAAAGCTTGCAACATTATTTTgcaattcaaatattttcaaagaacaagcAAGGAAAAGATTCAGAGTGCTTTCGGAAAGGGAACTAAAATAATCATAACTCCCAGTTCATGTTTAAATTGCTCTTATATAAATTAGTGCTCCTCTCACTTCCAAAAAAATGCACTGTTAAGTATCAGTTTCTAAAAACATGTAAgtatgaacacacacatacagacatacagTGCTCACTAAACCTTATACTGGATCAAGTGCCCACTTTCCTGCCTTCCATGCAAGGGCTGCTAAACATAACCAACAAATTTCAGTGACTAACTGGGCCAAATGAGAGATGtaataaattttctattttcctacggaacttaaataatgttttaaattcacCAAGCAAGCAGGTAAGTTCATCTGACCATTTTCCTTACAATCTAATGTAGTAATCATTAAACTGTCAACGGACATACTGCTGCAATATTTGATGCAATAATTTGAAATAGCATTTTAGTAAAAATCACATCCAGATACATTTCCTCTCCAAAGAAAAGCAGCTTTAACAGAAGCCTTTACAGCTTTAATAAAATTATTGGCTTGCTCTAATTCCATTTCAGGAGGGTTGTGAGGAAAccataaatatatagaattgAAGCAGAGGTACTGGTTTAAGTTTAATTccagaaagtattttcaaattatcAATAGCCTGGTTTGCATTGTAAATAGTAAATGTGCTAATGCCATGCTTatttagaaatcattttaaaCTGCATTTATTGATAACTAAATTAGAACTCAAATAATGTATTACCCAATAGTCTCGaaacatttaatttaatatgGAGTGTAGCAGGTTCTGATAGGCGTTGGGAACCTAGCTAATGATTTATGAGGTCACCACTTAGCACCCCTAGGAAGAAGAAGGCTGCATTTTAATGTCCCTCTGCTTGGATTTGCtacttagtttttctttaatcAGGATAGGGTGTACACATAACTTTTAGGTTTCACTTGTGCTTATAAAATCCGGTTAAAATGATCTTAGTGTGTCTTTTACACTTCCTTTTACATTTTGAGGACATTTAATGAGCTCTTTTGGTTGCATTTAACATCATTCCCAGGACAGGGAGAAATCTCCACGCCAGACTCAGCGATGGAAGTAGATCTTTTAGCAATTGAGACAGTTTACTGTCGTCGAGAGGAAGATATTTTTAATGGTGACATTCGTCTGATTTATCTGTGTTGGTGGTAATGGTAATGCAGGCATTGTTTGAGGGAGCTCCAGAAACCATTGTTCTGGGGTAGAACTCGCAACTACTTTGTGTGGTTCCTCAAAACGTCCCTCACTCCCCGCCCccgaataaaatgtttttataaggaAATACTAGGGAGAACCCGGGCCCACCGACTGTATGTTCCAGGTATCCTTTCTGGGGTAGGTAAGTAGGGGGCTGTGTTCCCTCCCGCGCTGGTTGCGCGGCCTCTTACCGGGACCTCCTCGATGGCGTGAGGTAAGGAGTGGATCGAGAGGTCTCCGAGTCCTGAGCTAAGCGCGTGTGGGCCGTGCAGGAGGTCCTCGtgccgcctgtagtccctgcgAGGATCCAGGCCCGACAGCTGGTGAGGCAGCCCCCGGTGCGTGTGCAGGAGCCCAgactcctggctctgcctctggcCGGGCCAGCCTGGGTGCTGCGGCTGCGGCTGGGCGTGCAGGGGGTTCAGGCTGTAGGGGTCGTTGACGTGGGAGTAAGGATCTTGCGACTGGGGGTAGATAGGCTGGTAGGGTGGGGGGAAGTATGGGGGCTGGAAGTCGGCATTGGGGGTGTGGGACAGCGGCGGGGCGCTCGTGTAGGGAGATTGACCTACAGTGCCCAGCTGGGGCAACCGTGCCGTCCCGTTGCTGGTGCCGTCGTGACGGTCCTAGAAGAGAGCGAGAGAAAAGGTAAAGAACAAGGAATCAGGCGTCGAGCtacaactatccacacaaaatCCACTTGACAAGTCTGCGTGGGAAATCGCCCGTTCCCGTTGGCTGGCCGCCGGGAAAAAATCAGCTCTAAGTTCTTTTCAGGAAATACCCTCAAGTGAAACAGACCGAACAACGCAGAGAAACTGTATATGGAGGGGGCACAAGAGACTATTTAGGGGTTTCTTTCAAAGAGAGGAAAAGATAGAAAAGGCTCTCCTGGAACACAGTCCATTAAACTGCAGCGTGAAATCTCtcttaagcaaaattaaaattcctCCTAAATACTAAACAGCAGAAGCGGCCTTTTCTTTTCCCCCGATTTGAACCTGTCTGCCACTGCGTTATTGTTTattctcttccatttatttggagagaaaaaaatcataaacgtTCAAAGACTGTTACCGTTTCATGACTACTTAAATAGAAACATATTTCGCAGAGGGGCTGTAACAAAAACACACGTTTAAATTACCAGCTTAAAGAAGGTTTTAACTGCAGGATCGGGGTCTGTCTTTTTCGCTTCCTCTGTTAGGAGCCTTTTTCTCGACAGAGTCGATTTATGGTTTGGATAGGGAAAGGGGGACGTCAAGTCAAGGTTTAAAATAGAAAGATTCAGCCTTATTGGGTTTAAAAGAGAGAGGTGCACCCCGGGGCTGTgggccccccccccccgccccttCCACCCCAGCCCCAAAGGGCAGAAGAAACGCCTGACTTTAggtttctctattgcaattcccttGCAAAATAAGCGAAGAGAGTTGATTCCAGAGACCTCGAACCCTCGGCGGTTCGGCCGCAGGCCCCGAGGGTAGGGGGCACACCGCGCTGCACTTTTCCTGCAGACAGTTTAAGCATCAAATGTTGAGAACATCTCGGGGACAAGTGAAGACTCAAGGAAATCAAGATGAACGTGGGGAGAAACACGCCTTGGGAAGCCGCGGCGAGGTAGGTCTGCGTGCTCGGAGAGGTCGAGCGGGGGCTGGGGTAGGGGGTAATGCACTCGATTTAGGGATGAAAAAGAGCGAGAGAAAGGcggaaggtggggtgggggatgcaAATGGAGAGGGTGTCCTGAAGGAAAGCTGGGCGTGAAACCCGAGGTTTCGGGCAGCTCCACGGCACCAGGTTTCCAGAATCCAATTCCTAAAGAAACAGCAACGGGGGTGGGGATGGGACTCACCATGGCTGAAAAACTGTGAACTAACATCTGCGAAGAGTCTG
This DNA window, taken from Pan paniscus chromosome 5, NHGRI_mPanPan1-v2.0_pri, whole genome shotgun sequence, encodes the following:
- the TFAP2A gene encoding transcription factor AP-2-alpha isoform X3, with amino-acid sequence MLVHSFSAMDRHDGTSNGTARLPQLGTVGQSPYTSAPPLSHTPNADFQPPYFPPPYQPIYPQSQDPYSHVNDPYSLNPLHAQPQPQHPGWPGQRQSQESGLLHTHRGLPHQLSGLDPRRDYRRHEDLLHGPHALSSGLGDLSIHSLPHAIEEVPHVEDPGINIPDQTVIKKGPVSLSKSNSNAVSAIPINKDNLFGGVVNPNEVFCSVPGRLSLLSSTSKYKVTVAEVQRRLSPPECLNASLLGGVLRRAKSKNGGRSLREKLDKIGLNLPAGRRKAANVTLLTSLVEGEAVHLARDFGYVCETEFPAKAVAEFLNRQHSDPNEQVTRKNMLLATKQICKEFTDLLAQDRSPLGNSRPNPILEPGIQSCLTHFNLISHGFGSPAVCAAVTALQNYLTEALKAMDKMYLSNNPNSHTDNNAKSSDKEEKHRK
- the TFAP2A gene encoding transcription factor AP-2-alpha isoform X2 gives rise to the protein MKMLWKLTDNIKYEDCEDRHDGTSNGTARLPQLGTVGQSPYTSAPPLSHTPNADFQPPYFPPPYQPIYPQSQDPYSHVNDPYSLNPLHAQPQPQHPGWPGQRQSQESGLLHTHRGLPHQLSGLDPRRDYRRHEDLLHGPHALSSGLGDLSIHSLPHAIEEVPHVEDPGINIPDQTVIKKGPVSLSKSNSNAVSAIPINKDNLFGGVVNPNEVFCSVPGRLSLLSSTSKYKVTVAEVQRRLSPPECLNASLLGGVLRRAKSKNGGRSLREKLDKIGLNLPAGRRKAANVTLLTSLVEGEAVHLARDFGYVCETEFPAKAVAEFLNRQHSDPNEQVTRKNMLLATKQICKEFTDLLAQDRSPLGNSRPNPILEPGIQSCLTHFNLISHGFGSPAVCAAVTALQNYLTEALKAMDKMYLSNNPNSHTDNNAKSSDKEEKHRK
- the TFAP2A gene encoding transcription factor AP-2-alpha isoform X1; amino-acid sequence: MEEPRSSGQPSPESQTRLRSGGARGQTGPGSACRAESPTSARTRSPAAPARYARPPLHPEDRHDGTSNGTARLPQLGTVGQSPYTSAPPLSHTPNADFQPPYFPPPYQPIYPQSQDPYSHVNDPYSLNPLHAQPQPQHPGWPGQRQSQESGLLHTHRGLPHQLSGLDPRRDYRRHEDLLHGPHALSSGLGDLSIHSLPHAIEEVPHVEDPGINIPDQTVIKKGPVSLSKSNSNAVSAIPINKDNLFGGVVNPNEVFCSVPGRLSLLSSTSKYKVTVAEVQRRLSPPECLNASLLGGVLRRAKSKNGGRSLREKLDKIGLNLPAGRRKAANVTLLTSLVEGEAVHLARDFGYVCETEFPAKAVAEFLNRQHSDPNEQVTRKNMLLATKQICKEFTDLLAQDRSPLGNSRPNPILEPGIQSCLTHFNLISHGFGSPAVCAAVTALQNYLTEALKAMDKMYLSNNPNSHTDNNAKSSDKEEKHRK